A part of Cannabis sativa cultivar Pink pepper isolate KNU-18-1 chromosome 6, ASM2916894v1, whole genome shotgun sequence genomic DNA contains:
- the LOC115719919 gene encoding uncharacterized protein LOC115719919, which produces MYHWMVVLIQPSTHTVAYLDSNNGYVPEDLKYIVNTSLNIVNKSLTNRNDRPIEWITPICPQQPDGKQCGYYVMKFIESFMNEEDPIRRVREMGKSDPYSNDEMNILRDQWIEYVRAQAVRQGLLQ; this is translated from the exons ATGTATCATTGGATGGTTGTACTTATCCAACCAAGTACACATACAGTAGCGTACTTGGATTCCAACAATGGATATGTACCAGAAGATTTAAAATACATTGTTAACAC GTCGCTCAACATAGTTAATAAAAGCTTAACTAACCGCAATGATCGTCCCATTGAGTGGATAACTCCGATATGTCCACAACAACCAGACGGGAAGCAATGTGGATATTATGTCATGAAATTTATTGAGAGTTTCATGAACGAAGAAGATCCAATACGCCGAGTGAGAGAAATG GGTAAGAGCGATCCGTACTCAAATGACGAGATGAATATTTTGCGTGATCAGTGGATTGAATATGTTCGAGCACAAGCAGTGCGACAAGGGCTTTTACAATGa
- the LOC115695758 gene encoding transcription factor MYB1, whose protein sequence is MVRVLVKKSSLNVKKGAWSREEDIVLRECIDKYGEGKWHLVPLRAGLSRCRKSCRLRWLNYLKPDIKRGEFEEDEVDLLLRLHKLLGNRWSLIAGRIPGRTANDVKNYWNTHQRKKMVINIDIHQSSKLNNNNNNHDKAWSNMVTKPRPTRIIRGQLSAMMNNNKQPVIDHDQTSNKNYSWRELLNNNITEHGDQIIQGYIEKPIINSGLANHDHVVSECNDYYFRGNSTSDDQFVNNDHDYHNFLTDFNINDIDIHLWDL, encoded by the exons aTGGTGAGAGTATTAGTAAAGAAAAGTAGTTTGAATGTGAAGAAAGGTGCATGGAGTAGAGAAGAAGACATTGTTCTTAGGGAATGCATAGACAAATATGGTGAAGGAAAATGGCATCTTGTTCCTCTTAGAgctg GATTGAGTAGATGTAGGAAGAGTTGTAGATTGAGGTGGTTGAACTATTTGAAGCCTGATATTAAACGTGGAGAATTTGAGGAGGACGAAGTTGATTTACTTCTCAGACTTCATAAACTTTTAGGCAACAG ATGGTCATTGATTGCCGGTAGAATCCCAGGAAGAACAGCTAATGATGTGAAAAATTATTGGAATACTCATCAGAGAAAAAAGATGGTTATTAATATTGATATTCATCAAAGTAGTAaactcaataataataataataaccatGATAAAGCATGGTCCAACATGGTAACAAAGCCTCGTCCAACTCGAATCATCAGAGGCCAATTATCAGCCATgatgaataataataaacaacCTGTTATAGATCATGACCAAACAAGTAATAAGAATTATTCTTGGAGGGAATTATTAAACAACAATATCACAGAACATGGTGACCAAATAATTCAAGGATATATAGAGAAACCCATAATAAATAGTGGTTTGGCTAATCATGATCATGTAGTTTCAGAATGCAATGATTATTATTTCAGGGGCAATAGTACAAGTGATGATCAATTTGTCAATAATGATCATGACTACCACAATTTTTTGACAGACTTCAACATTAATGACATCGACATTCACCTTTGGGACCtttga